A genomic region of Saccopteryx bilineata isolate mSacBil1 chromosome 1, mSacBil1_pri_phased_curated, whole genome shotgun sequence contains the following coding sequences:
- the KCNJ4 gene encoding inward rectifier potassium channel 4 has product MLGHSRNGQAHVPRRKRRNRFVKKNGQCNVYFANLSNKSQRYMADIFTTCVDTRWRYMLMIFSAAFLVSWLFFGLLFWCIAFFHGDLEASPVVTVAGAPAGSSGAAPVTPKPCIMHVNGFLGAFLFSVETQTTIGYGFRCVTEECPLAVIAVVVQSIVGCVIDSFMIGTIMAKMARPKKRAQTLLFSHHAVISVRDGKLCLMWRVGNLRKSHIVEAHVRAQLIKPYMTQEGEYLPLDQRDLNVGYDIGLDRIFLVSPIIIVHEIDEDSPLYSMGKEELESEDFEIVVILEGMVEATAMTTQARSSYLASEILWGHRFEPVVFEEKSHYKVDYSRFHKTYEVAGTPCCSARELQESKITVLPAPPPPPSAFCYENELALMSQEEEEMEEEAAAAAAVAAGLGLEAGSKEEAGIIRMLEFGSHLDLERMQATLPLDNISYRRESAI; this is encoded by the coding sequence ATGCTCGGGCACAGCCGCAACGGGCAGGCCCACGTGCCCCGGCGGAAACGCCGAAACCGCTTTGTCAAGAAGAACGGCCAATGTAACGTCTACTTCGCCAACCTGAGCAACAAGTCACAGCGCTACATGGCGGACATCTTCACCACCTGCGTGGACACGCGCTGGCGCTACATGCTCATGATCTTTTCTGCGGCCTTCCTCGTCTCCTGGCTCTTTTTTGGCCTCCTCTTCTGGTGCATTGCCTTCTTCCATGGTGACCTGGAGGCCAGCCCAGTGGTGACCGTGGCGGGGGCCCCCGCGGGCAGCAGTGGGGCAGCTCCGGTGACCCCCAAGCCATGCATCATGCATGTGAACGGTTTCCTGGGCGCCTTTCTATTCTCAGTGGAGACGCAGACAACCATTGGCTATGGGTTTCGGTGTGTGACGGAGGAGTGCCCGCTGGCGGTCATTGCCGTGGTGGTCCAGTCCATCGTGGGCTGCGTCATTGACTCCTTCATGATTGGCACCATCATGGCCAAGATGGCGAGACCCAAGAAGCGGGCGCAGACACTGCTGTTCAGCCACCACGCAGTCATCTCGGTGCGTGACGGCAAGCTCTGCTTGATGTGGCGCGTGGGGAACCTGCGCAAGAGCCACATTGTGGAGGCCCACGTGCGGGCCCAGCTCATCAAGCCCTACATGACCCAGGAGGGCGAGTACCTGCCTCTGGACCAGCGGGACCTCAACGTGGGCTATGACATTGGTCTGGACCGCATCTTCCTGGTGTCGCCCATCATTATTGTCCACGAGATTGATGAGGACAGCCCTCTGTACAGCATGGGCAAGGAGGAGTTGGAATCTGAGGACTTTGAGATTGTGGTCATCCTCGAGGGCATGGTTGAGGCCACCGCCATGACCACCCAGGCCCGCAGCTCCTACCTGGCCAGCGAGATCCTGTGGGGCCACCGCTTTGAGCCCGTGGTCTTCGAGGAGAAGAGCCACTACAAGGTGGACTACTCGCGCTTCCACAAGACCTACGAGGTGGCCGGCACGCCCTGCTGCTCCGCCCGGGAACTGCAGGAGAGCAAGATCACTGTGCTGCCCGCCCCACCGCCCCCGCCCAGTGCCTTCTGCTATGAGAATGAACTGGCTCTCATGagccaggaggaagaggagatggaggaggaggcagcggcTGCAGCAGCTGTGGCTGCGGGCCTGGGTCTGGAGGCAGGCTCCAAGGAAGAGGCGGGCATCATCCGTATGCTAGAGTTTGGCAGCCACTTAGATCTGGAGCGCATGCAAGCCACCCTCCCACTGGACAACATCTCCTACCGCAGGGAGTCGGCCATCTGA